One Betta splendens chromosome 16, fBetSpl5.4, whole genome shotgun sequence genomic window carries:
- the LOC114843255 gene encoding protachykinin, whose protein sequence is MEIIKFVLILALILGNVFCQDVDVDNWRENKWPNSDTIQNILIRLTRKPGPRQYLGLMGKKNSAKTQRARKRYKFQTFVGLMGKRSFEDEGALRASHRSDDY, encoded by the exons ATGGAGATAattaagtttgttttaatacttgCGCTGATTCTGGGAAACGTTTTTTGTCAAGACGTGGACGTTGACAACTGGAGAGAG AACAAGTGGCCAAATTCTGACACTATTCAAAACATATTAATAAGACTGACCAGAAAACCGGGACCACGTCAGTATcttggactgatggggaagaaAAACTCCG cgAAAACGCAGAGGGCGCGTAAAC GGTATAAATTTCAAACCTTTGTGGGTCTGATGGGTAAAAGAAGCTTCGAGGATGAAG GAGCTCTGAGAGCTTCGCACAGATCTGACGATTACTGA
- the si:dkey-256h2.1 gene encoding uncharacterized protein si:dkey-256h2.1 produces the protein MGLMRSRSPLLWCLLLVAAQVTGATKRFRTTVTEDEQVQGFFGSWGSTKASGPEPASGPEPGDLAAAFTVPTLAGELSYQPGAVPGSLLIHAFTNKSGFLECLWSSESSLSSLVRDLPASTQVLFLSLDDSAVSDALWMREQLQRAAVHSKKEVLSRLHFSPVPVFALGNWIPNVLCYWGCFGFNCGFSQAVFTSKEWKMPVIIKRLDARYDWLTGRWGQRSYQLIDAGDGCHPTPIVAGAVAWVSEGNCSFFTKVQSMAKSNASGVLVYALPGNPIQDMNCVEDECYVQLGIPAAMVHLELAVEQAFRLGQKVNVSFQTTPSPSFFIGINQQGALSEMGSFLYPTFSFINWQAQWFDFYAALQLKLQNPAQVVPVFDKVQMQGDKGAVATVVLPLGLSHFDTLELDASLSCPGRRDSSCAPWDHTVQLFVCCNHLSPYCNIELGRWITTFHRGTGRWLTDVSPLIPLLDSNKCNFTMKTAPWAKPWVVSLNLRFSVSNQTGHRLETLRPFRAVPLYSGGTFDKNYNKRYQPIKFSVPSSSTKKVELFAVITGHGSDENGCGEFCVTSHHFLINAAFNNTLSFDSAGTALGCTQRVKDGAVPNEHGTWLYGRGGWCDGLQVDPWRIDITKQLDLSGLNTVIYFGLFDGKDPDPSQQPGYIIMQSFLIFYK, from the exons ATGGGTTTGATGCGTTCACGGTCTCCGTTGTTGTGGTGCCTTCTTCTTGTGGCGGCTCAGGTGACTGGAGCCACGAAGAGGTTCCGGACGACAGTGACAGAAGATGAGCAGGTCCAGGGATTCTTCGGTAGCTGGGGATCAACAAAAGCCTCCGGTCCAGAACCAGCCTCCGGACCAGAACCGGGGGACCTCGCCGCTGCGTTCACGGTCCCCACCCTGGCTGGAGAGTTGTCGTACCAGCCCGGAGCTGTGCCCGGGTCCCTGCTCATACACGCCTTCACCAACAAGTCTGGCTTCTTGGAGTGTCTGTGGAGCTCGGAGTCGTCCCTGTCCAGCCTGGTTCGGGACCTGCCCGCTAGCACACAGGTGCTGTTCCTGTCCCTGGACGACTCTGCCGTCAGCGATGCTCTGTGGATGAGGGAGCAGCTGCAACGGGCCGCAGTGCACAG taaGAAAGAGGTTCTGTCCAGGCTGCACTTCTCTCCTGTCCCAGTCTTTGCTCTGGGAAACTGGATCCCCAACGTGCTCTGCTACTGGGGCTGCTTTGGATTTAACTGTGGCTTCTCACAGGCAGTTTTTACCTCAAAGG aGTGGAAGATGCCTGTGATCATCAAACGGCTTGATGCTCGATACGATTGGCTCACGGGGcgctggggtcagaggtcatatcAGCTGATTGATGCAGGAGATGGGTGTCATCCTACCCCCATAGTGGCAGGTGCTGTAGCTTGGGTGTCAGAGGGCAACTGCTCTTTCTTCACCAAG GTGCAGAGCATGGCCAAATCCAACGCCTCCGGTGTCCTTGTCTACGCCCTCCCTGGAAACCCAATCCAGGACATGAACTGTGTTGAGGATGAGTGTTACGTACAGCTGGGCATCCCCGCTGCCATGGTGCACCTGGAGCTAGCGGTAGAGCAGGCGTTCCG GTTGGGACAGAAGGTGAACGTGTCCTTCCAGACGACTCCGTCGCCGAGCTTCTTCATCGGCATTAACCAGCAGGGAGCCCTGTCTGAGATGGGCTCCTTCCTGTATCCCACGTTTAGCTTCATCAACTGGCAGGCACAGTG GTTTGATTTCtacgcagctctgcagctcaagCTTCAGAATCCTGCACAGGTTGTTCCTGTCTTTGACAAAGTCCAAATGCAGGGCGACAAAGGAGCAGTGGCCACAGTCGTTCTGCCGTTAG gcttGTCCCACTTCGACACACTGGAGCTGGATGCGTCTCTGTCGTGTCCCGGCCGCAGGGACTCGTCCTGTGCTCCGTGGGATCACACGGTGCAGCTGTTCGTCTGCTGCAACCACCTCAGTCCATACTGTAACATTGAACTGGGCCGATGGATCACGACCTTCCACAG AGGTACCGGGCGCTGGCTCACAGACGTGTCTCCACTCATCCCCCTGCTGGACAGCAACAAATGCAACTTCACCATGAAGACGGCGCCTTGGGCGAAGCCGTGGGTCGTCTCCCTCAATCTGAGATTTAGCGTCAGCAACCAGACAG GTCATCGTCTAGAGACGCTCCGTCCCTTCAGAGCGGTGCCACTGTACAGCGGCGGCACCTTCGACAAAAACTACAACAAGCGCTACCAGCCGATCAAATTCTCCGTCCCCTCGTCGTCGACTAAAAAG GTGGAGCTGTTCGCTGTCATCACGGGACACGGCAGTGACGAGAACGGCTGCGGAGAGTTTTGCGTCACCTCCCACCACTTCCTGATTAATGCTGCGTTCAACAACACTCTTTCTTTTGACTCTGCAG GAACGGCTCTGGGCTGCACTCAGCGGGTGAAAGACGGAGCGGTGCCGAACGAGCACGGCACGTGGCTGTACGGCCGAGGAGGCTGGTGCGACGGGCTGCAGGTGGACCCCTGGAGAATCGATATCACCAAGCAG CTGGACCTGAGTGGCCTGAACACTGTCATCTACTTTGGTTTGTTCGATGGGAAGGATCCTGACCCGTCTCAGCAGCCGGGATACATCATCATGCAgtcttttctcattttctaCAAATGA
- the col28a1b gene encoding collagen, type XXVIII, alpha 1b, with amino-acid sequence MSYRRMDMLLRRNLRRSVGLCILLLAFVNEATGQRRKARLRNNYKLQDDGGNGQTCSLEVAFILDSSESATILLFEKEKSFVLSFSTRLSMLQVAGWKLKVRMAALQYSNSVSIEHRLSDWKDLDSFHGRVSTMNYIGHGTYTTYAVANASQLLVQETPADSVRVAVLMTDGVEHPRNPDVIAATAEAKGHGIKFFAVGLSDAAQQRHNNARLRAIASAPAQQFVQSLLDPELEEKLLGELAAVALEGCPQVQVCLCERGERGPPGSPGRKGESGFRGTPGLKGAKGEPGLNGRPGSDGLEGQPGYKGNKGERGDCGTPGEKGDIGPEGLAGQRGPKGEKGSIGPTGDTGPEGPPGPKGDMGPSGVPGPPGETSRGFPGAKGEKGLQGRSGPPGPVGIGDPGLPGPPGPPGPQGNTGPPGEGFPGPKGDRGYEGQRGNRGSPGLGVKGEKGNPGPPGVIGPVGGPGLGLQGEKGDQGPPGPVGPRGSPGVGITGAKGEQGLKGELGPPGERGVGEPGPKGDPGAEGLPGLPGQLGEDGAPGQKGDVGLPGPRGPDGIPGKGVPGGKGDRGDRGTRGLPGPVGPVGPMGPKGEPGIMGPAGVMGPPGRGISGAKGEPGLQGPPGAVGEPGMGLPGPKGDRGAPGPAGPPGPKGEGPPGPPGLPGPPGLTGEIGPEGVGLPGPKGDRGLPGPPGPSGPPGIGLMGAKGSVGQMGLPGPQGLPGEGIQGQKGEPGPQGIPGLKGLPGHGLQGDKGDRGFRGDRGNKGDKGDPGEPGAIGPLGRVGQKGEPGLTREEIVKIVRSICSCAVTCRQSPLELVFVIDSSASVGPENFDVIKDFVSSLIDRASVGRDSTHVGVLLYSHINTVVVRLGQEATRDHIKALVRSMVYMGEGTYTGSAIRQACQLFSEARPGVRKVAIVITDGQADKRDSVSLESAVTEARGSSVEMFVVGVVNGSDPLFEDFRKELGLLASDPESRHLYLINDFKKLPELEVKLLDQICEHGERRLFSDIPSSTRPPGFPDVAGNIQEPPFQTDTDTPRFTGDVRRAHQVPGPPASHLDREPKTDPRTSTEKQRFPFFDREPFRPVTEFYSQFEKNPAHRVVMTEGAGPTQKAPPPTPPLLPPDTHIPAHSCSQSLDPGPCRDYVVRWYYDATANACAQFWFGGCQGNSNRFETETSCRQACVTV; translated from the exons ATGAGTTATAG GAGGATGGACATGTTGCTTAGGCGAAACCTGAGGAGAAGCGTGGGGCTCTGCATTCTCCTGTTGGCGTTTGTAAATGAGGCCACAGGCCAGAGAAGAAAAGCAAGACTCAGGAACAACTACAAGCTGCAGGACGATGGAGGAAATG GTCAGACATGTTCACTGGAGGTGGCCTTCATCCTGGACAGCTCAGAGAGCGCTACCATACTCCTGTTTGAGAAGGAAAAGTCTTTTGTCTTGAGCTTCAGCACGCGGCTGTCTATGCTGCAGGTGGCCGGCTGGAAGCTGAAGGTGCGAATGGCTGCGCTTCAGTACAGCAACTCTGTTTCCATAGAGCACAGACTCTCAGACTGGAAAGACCTGGATTCATTCCACGGTCGAGTCAGCACCATGAACTACATCGGCCATGGCACCTACACCACCTACGCCGTCGCCAATGCCTCCCAGCTGCTGGTCCAGGAGACGCCGGCGGACAGCGTCAGGGTTGCAGTGCTGATGACCGACGGGGTCGAGCATCCTCGCAACCCTGATGTGATTGCAGCTACGGCTGAGGCCAAAGGTCACGGCATAAAGTTCTTTGCTGTTGGGTTGTCGGACGCCGCCCAGCAGAGACACAATAACGCCAGGCTTCGGGCCATCGCCAGCGCACCGGCTCAGCAGTTTGTGCAGAGTCTTCTTGAtcctgagctggaggagaagctgctgggagAGCTG gCTGCAGTTGCATTAGAAGGC TGTCCACAGGTacaagtgtgtctgtgtgaaagaggagaaagaggtcCTCCAGGAAGTCCT GGTAGAAAAGGAGAATCTGGCTTCAGAGGGACACCTGGTCTTAAAGGAGCAAAg GGGGAGCCTGGCTTGAATGGTCGACCTGGAAGTGATGGTCTGGAG GGTCAACCAGGCTACAAGGGAAACAAG ggagagagaggagactgtGGTACTCCAGGGGAGAAGGGTGACATT GGCCCAGAAGGACTGGCAGGCCAACGAGGGCCCAAAGGGGAAAAG GGTTCGATAGGACCCACAGGAGACACGGGTCCTGAGGGGCCCCCAGGACCTAAG GGCGACATGGGGCCCAGTGGTGTTCCAGGACCACCGGGGGAAACCAGCAGAGGCTTCCCAGGAGCTAAG GGTGAAAAGGGACTTCAGGGCAGATCCGGTCCCCCAGGTCCGGTTGGGATAGGAGACCCAGGACTCCCA ggTCCTCCAGGCCCACCAGGACCACAAGGAAACACCGGGCCACCGGGAGAAGGCTTTCCAGGGCCAAAG GGTGACAGAGGCTACGAGGGTCAGAGAGGCAACCGTGGGTCTCCTGGTCTCGGAGTTAAAGGTGAAAAG GGCAATCCTGGACCCCCTGGGGTTATAGGTCCAGTGGGTGGTCCTGGTTTAGGACTTCAAGGAGAAAAG GGTGATCAAGGTCCACCTGGACCTGTCGGACCCAGAGGATCTCCAGGTGTTGGAATAACAGGAGCTAAG GGTGAGCAGGGCCTTAAAGGGGAGCTTGGACCTCCAGGTGAGAGGGGAGTGGGAGAGCCGGGACCCAAG GGCGACCCAGGTGCTGaggggttgccaggtttgcCAGGTCAGCTAGGAGAAGACGGAGCTCCAGGACAAAAG GGTGACGTTGGGCTGCCGGGTCCCAGGGGACCTGACGGGATCCCAGGTAAAGGCGTTCCTGGAGGAAAG ggagacagaggggacAGAGGGACCAGAGGGCTGCCAGGTCCAGTTGGTCCCGTGGGCCCGATGGGACCAAAG GGGGAACCAGGTATTATGGGTCCAGCAGGCGTAATGGGACCACCCGGACGGGGAATATCTGGTGCCAAG GGAGAACCAGGACTACaaggaccaccaggagctgtgGGAGAGCCGGGTATGGGCCTACCCGGACCCAAG ggTGACAGAGGGGCTCCTGGACCTGCAGGGCCACCCGGTCCGAAAGGAGAAGGCCCCCCGGGTCCCCCA GGGCTTCCAGGGCCTCCTGGCCTGACAGGAGAGATTGGACCAGAGGGAGTTGGTTTACCTGGACCAAAG GGAGACAGGGGCTTGCCTGGACCTCCTGGACCTTCTGGGCCTCCAGGAATTGGTCTAATGGGTGCCAAG GGTTCAGTTGGACAAATGGGACTGCCTGGTCCACAGGGGTTACCTGGAGAAGGAATTCAAGGACAAAAG GGGGAGCCTGGACCTCAGGGAATCCCAGGCCTCAAAGGTCTGCCTGGACATGGTCTTCAGGGGGATAAG GGCGACCGAGGgttcagaggagacagaggcaaTAAGGGAGATAAAGGAGATCCAGGAGAGCCGGGAGCCATCGGACCTTTG GGCAGAGTGGGACAGAAGGGAGAGCCTGGACTCACA AGGGAGGAAATCGTCAAAATAGTGCGATCCATCTGCA gTTGCGCGGTGACCTGTCGCCAGTCCCCCTTAGAGCTTGTGTTTGTGATCGACAGCTCCGCGAGCGTCGGCCCAGAAAACTTCGACGTGATCAAAGACTTCGTTAGCTCCCTGATCGACCGGGCCTCGGTCGGCCGGGACTCCACGCACGTGGGCGTGCTCCTCTACAGCCACATCAACACCGTGGTGGTGCGACTCGGGCAGGAGGCCACGCGCGACCACATCAAGGCCCTCGTGCGCTCCATGGTCTACATGGGCGAGGGCACGTACACGGGCAGCGCCATCCGGCAGGCCTGCCAGCTGTTCAGCGAGGCGCGGCCGGGCGTGAGGAAGGTGGCCATCGTCATCACAGACGGCCAGGCGGACAAGAGGGACTCGGTGAGTCTGGAGAGCGCCGTGACCGAAGCCCGAGGGAGCAGCGTGGAGATGTTTGTGGTCGGCGTGGTGAACGGAAGCGACCCTCTGTTCGAGGACTTCAGGAAGGAGCTCGGCCTCTTGGCCTCGGACCCGGAGAGCAGACACCTGTACCTCATCAACGATTTCAAAAAACTCCCAG AACTTGAAGTAAAGCTGCTAGATCAAATCTGTGAACACGGAGAAAGACGCTTGTTCAGCGACATCCCGAGCTCCACACGTCCTCCAGGCTTCCCTGACGTCGCCGGTAACATTCAGGAGCCCCCGTTCCAGACGGACACAGACACGCCCCGCTTCACGGGGGACGTCAGGAGAGCTCACCAAGTG CCCGGACCTCCTGCCTCTCACCTGGACAGAGAACCCAAGACAGACCCCAGAACCTCCacagaaaagcagaggtttCCGTTCTTTGACAGGGAGCCCTTCAGGCCTGTAACCGAGTTCTACTCTCAGTTTGAGAAGAACCCCGCACACCGCGTAGTGATGACAGAAGGCGCCGGTCCCACGCAAaaggcgccgccgccgactcCTCCGCTGCTGCCGCCTGACACCCACATACCAG cccacagctgcagccagagcctgGATCCAGGGCCGTGTCGGGACTACGTGGTGAGGTGGTACTACGACGCCACGGCCAACGCCTGCGCCCAGTTCTGGTTCGGAGGCTGTCAGGGGAACAGCAACCGGTTTGAGACTGAAACGAGCTGCAGACAAGCCTGCGTCACGGTCTGA
- the mios gene encoding GATOR complex protein MIOS — protein MSGSKPDILWSPHQPDRFVICDSELGLYRIGPVGSAETKAGTLPLSEESAATLLAINSDTPYMKCVAWYPKHEPECLLAVGQANGRVVLTSLGQSHNSSCKDLVGKEFVPKHARQCNTLAWNPVDSNLLAAGLDKHRADFSVLIWDISSKYSPEASVAAEKIRLSSVDLDSSTVVTKPLYELGQNDACLSLCWLLRDPKLLLAGMHRNLAIFDLRNTSQKTFVNTKAIQGVTVDPHFHDRVASFFEGQVAIWDLRKFEKPVLTLTEQPKPLTKVAWCPTRTGLLATLTRDSNIIRLYDMQHTPTPIGDETEPTIIERSVHPCESQIGSFAWHPSSQNRMVVVSAANRAMTDFTVFERISLAWSTTTSLMWACGRHLYDCVEEGAEGVESMIEKDIATKMRQRAQSRYGHDTIQVWRNHVLAGGNDPQLKSLWHDLFYMKQCAEDMELKLQGNKQSVVYSGIKNIVKTSSGTTESRRCWSGSDRQTDVPRYHSEERCLALRLCGWISRGPEIDMEAFLRSLEQEREWERAAAVALFNLDIRRAIQILNKGATAEKGDLNLNVVAMALSGYTDEKSSLWREMCSSLRLQLKNPYLCVMFAFLTSEPGAYDGVLYESSVAVRDRVAFACMFLNDAQLPRYIDKLTNDMKEAGNLEGMLLTGLTKDGVDLMESYVNRTGDVQTASFCMLKGSPGEVLKDPRVQCWIENYRNLLDAWRFWHKRAEFDIHRGKLDPTSKPLAQVFVSCNFCGKSISYSCSAMPHQGRGFSQYGVSGSPTKSKVTSCPGCRKPLPRCALCLMNMGTPVSNCPGTGKSDEKVDLTRENKLAQFNNWFTWCHNCRHGGHAGHMLSWFRDHTECPVSACTCKCMQLDTTGNLVPSDSS, from the exons ATGAGTGGCTCTAAACCAGACATCCTGTGGTCTCCTCACCAACCTGACCGCTTTGTCATCTGTGACTCTGAGCTGGGACTGTATCGCATTGGACCTGTGGGCAGTGCGGAAACCAAGGCTGGCACTCTGCCGCTCTCTGAAGAATCTGCTGCTACTTTACTAGCCATTAACTCTGACACCCCATACATGAAATGTGTGGCCTGGTACCCAAAGCATGAGCCTGAGTGTTTACTTGCAGTGGGCCAAGCTAATGGCAGAGTGGTGCTTACTAGCTTAGGCCAGAGCCATAACTCCTCATGTAAAGACCTTGTGGGGAAGGAGTTTGTGCCCAAACACGCCCGCCAATGCAACACTCTGGCCTGGAACCCTGTGGACAGCAACTTGCTGGCTGCTGGGCTGGACAAGCACAGAGCAGACTTTTCTGTCCTTATATGGGACATTAGCAGTAAGTATTCTCCAGAGGCCAGTGTAGCAGCGGAGAAGATTCGTCTCTCCTCGGTGGATTTGGACTCAAGCACTGTAGTGACAAAACCATTATATGAGTTAGGGCAGAATGATGCTTGCCTGTCCCTCTGCTGGCTGCTTCGAGACCCAAAGCTACTGTTGGCTGGCATGCACCGGAACCTTGCTATATTTGATCTGAGAAACACAAGTCAGAAAACATTTGTCAACACTAAGGCCATCCAGGGTGTGACTGTCGATCCACACTTCCATGACCGTGTGGCTTCATTCTTTGAAGGCCAGGTGGCGATATGGGATCTGAGGAAGTTTGAAAAGCCTGTGCTTACCCTCACTGAGCAACCAAAACCACTCACTAAG GTGGCTTGGTGTCCAACTCGTACCGGCCTTCTGGCCACACTAACACGTGACAGTAACATAATTCGCCTGTATGACATGCAACACACGCCTACACCCATTGGTGATGAAACAGAGCCCACCATCATCGAGCGAAGCGTACATCCCTGTGAAAGCCAGATCGGCAGCTTTGCCTGGCATCCGTCCTCTCAGAATCGCATGGTGGTGGTGTCTGCAGCCAACCGGGCCATGACTGACTTTACTGTGTTCGAACGCATCTCACTAGCCTGGAGCACTACAACCTCGCTCATGTGGGCGTGTGGCAGGCACTTGTATGACTGTGTTGAGGAAGGGGCTGAAGGAGTGGAGAGCATGATTGAGAAAGACATTGCCACCAAGATGAGGCAGAGAGCTCAGTCCAGGTATGGACATGATACCATCCAGGTGTGGAGAAACCATGTACTGGCAGGAGGGAATGACCCCCAGCTCAAGTCTTTGTGGCATGATTTGTTTT ATATGAAGCAATGTGCAGAGGATATGGAGCTGAAGTTGCAGGGGAACAAGCAGTCTGTGGTGTACTCTGGTATCAAGAATATTGTCAAAACCAGCTCAG GCACAACAGAGAGCCGCAGGTGTTGGAGCGGCTCAGATCGCCAGACAGACGTGCCACGTTACCACAGTGAGGAGCGTTGCCTTGCCCTGCGTCTCTGCGGCTGGATCAGCCGAGGTCCTGAAATTGACATGGAGGCCTTTTTGCGAAGCTTGGAGCAGGAGCGTGAGTGGGAGCGGGCTGCTGCAGTTGCTCTGTTTAACCTGGATATCCGTCGGGCCATCCAGATCCTCAATAAGGGAGCAACTGCTGAGAAGG GTGACCTAAACCTGAATGTGGTTGCCATGGCCCTGTCAGGCTACACAGACGAGAAGTCCTCCCTGTGGAGGGAGATGTGCAGCtctctgaggctgcagctgaagaaccCCTACCTCTGCGTCATGTTTGCCTTTCTTACCAGTGAGCCAGGAGCCTATGATGGCGTGCTG TATGAGAGCAGTGTTGCTGTGCGAGACCGTGTTGCCTTTGCCTGTATGTTTCTCAATGATGCACAG CTGCCTCGATACATTGACAAACTAACCAATGACATGAAGGAAGCAGGCAACTTGGAGGGCATGCTGCTGACAGGGCTGACCAAAGATGGAGTAGATCTTATGGAGAGTTATGTGAACAGAACTGGAGATGTACAGACCGCCAGCTTCTGTATGCTGAAG GGTTCTCCTGGTGAAGTGTTAAAGGACCCTCGAGTCCAATGCTGGATTGAAAATTACCGCAACCTCCTTGATGCCTGGAGGTTCTGGCACAAACGGGCAGAATTTGACATTCATAGAGGCAAACTGGACCCCACCTCTAAACCTCTGGCCCAG GTGTTTGTGAGCTGCAACTTCTGTGGGAAGTCCATCTCCTACAGCTGCTCGGCGATGCCTCATCAGGGTCGTGGCTTCAGCCAGTACGGTGTCAGTGGCTCACCGACTAAATCTAAAGTCACCAGTTGCCCGGGCTGCCGGAAACCACTGCCACGTTGTGCCCTCTGCCTCATGAACATGGGCACACCTGTTTCCAATTGCCCAG GAACTGGAAAGTCAGATGAGAAGGTGGACTTAACAAGGGAGAACAAACTTGCTCAGTTCAACAACTGGTTCACATGGTGTCACAACTGTCGACATGGTGGCCATGCAGGCCACATGCTCAGCTGGTTCAG AGACCACACAGAGTGCCCAGTGTCAGCTTGCACGTGTAAATGTATGCAGCTGGACACGACTGGGAACCTGGTACCTTCAGACAGCAGCTAA